The DNA window CCAAATTCCCCGTATCAACCGTAACTTGGTTCCCAGAAACAATCCCGCCATTAATCGTCGTCTTGCCAGGGGCGGTAATCGTCACTTTATCCGTCGCAGATACATTCGTATTCACCCCAGTCGAACTGTCACCATTCGCATGTTGTTTAGAGCCACTGCCATTCGCAGCAACCCCAATATCCCCTTTGGTATTGACCTCAATCCCAATCGCACCGCCAAAGCTGCTGCCTTTGCTAGAGGAATATAGACGCTCGGTTTAGTCTATTACAGGAATGAAGCAGCTTTTATCAAACCCAACACCATGTTCGTCAAATAAAGCAGATAGTTTCTCTTTTAATAAAGGTGAAAACTCTTTCGTATCTTTATTCACTCCACATTCTAACAAAAAAGCTTCGCCTTCATCACCTACATCAAGTATATATGTTTTCCATATTGCATACCCTT is part of the Commensalibacter nepenthis genome and encodes:
- a CDS encoding hemagglutinin repeat-containing protein is translated as MGIEVNTKGDIGVAANGSGSKQHANGDSSTGVNTNVSATDKVTITAPGKTTINGGIVSGNQVTVDTGNL